A section of the Streptomyces xinghaiensis S187 genome encodes:
- a CDS encoding ArsR/SmtB family transcription factor, whose amino-acid sequence MSNSGGPARTPVAEPVVPCCPPLSRRALTAEGAGRTAAMFKALGDPVRLRLFSLVASHPGGEACVCDISDVGVSQPTVSHHLKKLREAGLLTSERRGTWVYYRVEPSVLAALAGVLAAGD is encoded by the coding sequence CCGGAGGTCCGGCGCGTACGCCGGTGGCGGAGCCCGTGGTCCCGTGCTGCCCGCCGCTGAGCCGGCGCGCGCTGACCGCCGAGGGGGCCGGGCGCACCGCGGCGATGTTCAAGGCGTTGGGCGACCCGGTCCGGCTGCGGCTGTTCTCCCTGGTGGCCTCGCACCCCGGCGGGGAGGCCTGCGTCTGTGACATCTCGGATGTCGGCGTCTCGCAGCCCACGGTCAGCCACCACCTCAAGAAGCTGCGGGAGGCCGGACTGCTCACCTCCGAACGGCGCGGCACCTGGGTGTACTACCGGGTCGAGCCGTCCGTCCTGGCGGCCCTGGCCGGTGTGCTGGCGGCCGGCGACTGA